A single Blastococcus colisei DNA region contains:
- a CDS encoding MBL fold metallo-hydrolase yields MTTSPPAGNRPYTGDVEVGGPADVRKLPGLTISKLAVSEMANNAYLLRCTGTGEGLLIDAAAEPEALLGLIGNGGVRTVVTTHGHWDHHRALPEVVAATGAVTVAGTEDAADLPVPAQRTVEHGDTVEVGDQVLEVVHLRGHTPGSIALVWRGPGDAGVHVFTGDSLFPGGVGNTQQDPARFTSLVDDVEERLFGTLPDDAWVYPGHGKDTTIGAERPHLGEWRARGW; encoded by the coding sequence ATGACCACCTCTCCCCCGGCAGGAAACCGCCCCTACACCGGCGACGTCGAGGTGGGCGGCCCCGCCGACGTGCGGAAACTGCCCGGCCTGACCATCAGCAAGCTGGCGGTCAGCGAGATGGCGAACAACGCCTACCTGCTGCGTTGCACGGGCACCGGCGAGGGACTGCTCATCGACGCGGCCGCGGAACCGGAGGCGTTGCTCGGCCTGATCGGGAACGGCGGCGTGCGCACCGTCGTCACGACGCACGGGCACTGGGACCACCACCGCGCACTGCCCGAGGTGGTGGCGGCGACCGGCGCCGTCACCGTCGCCGGCACCGAGGACGCGGCGGATCTCCCCGTGCCCGCGCAGCGGACCGTCGAGCACGGGGACACCGTGGAGGTGGGCGACCAGGTGCTGGAGGTCGTGCACCTGCGCGGCCACACACCCGGCAGCATCGCGCTGGTGTGGCGCGGCCCCGGGGACGCCGGCGTGCACGTGTTCACCGGCGACAGCCTCTTCCCCGGCGGCGTGGGCAACACGCAGCAGGACCCGGCGCGGTTCACCAGCCTGGTCGACGACGTCGAGGAGCGGTTGTTCGGCACGCTCCCGGACGACGCCTGGGTCTACCCCGGGCACGGCAAGGACACGACGATCGGCGCGGAGCGTCCGCACCTCGGGGAGTGGCGCGCCCGCGGCTGGTGA
- a CDS encoding amidase, whose protein sequence is MDASGALDSDRPAAGNASRTVGLPAIEIATLVRSGEVTAVDVVRAHLDHIDAVDARVGAFRAVRREAALAEAHAVDTALTRFAMPLAGVPIAVKDNVAVAGEVCTDGSSARDSGPPETRDHPVVARLRKAGAIVVGITRAPELCLYAATDGPGAVSRNPWDTARSPAGSSGGSAAAVASGSVPLAHGNDGMGSLRLPAAACGLVTLKPGTGVVPAEIGADSWSGMAVNGALATTVADLAVAHGVMAGEEPASPGDPGRPLRIALSTRSPVPGVRADAATRAAVDVVVALLTAGGHTVVRREPPITPGAAAGAMARWMVGAEDDAEHLGIDRRALEPRSRTHARIGRIVRRAGLIRPQTAARFRERMVSYFDDVDLLLSPVTTGPPLAARPWHERSFLANITANARWAPWTAAWNLAGLPATVLPAGVRPDGLPVAVQFVGPPGAEGRLLWLAGELERLQPWRRYAPVFDPTAPPAEAPA, encoded by the coding sequence ATGGACGCTAGCGGAGCTCTCGACAGTGACCGACCCGCTGCCGGGAACGCATCTCGCACCGTCGGGCTGCCGGCCATCGAGATCGCGACGCTGGTGCGCTCCGGCGAGGTGACGGCGGTCGACGTCGTCCGTGCCCATCTCGATCACATCGACGCCGTCGACGCCCGCGTCGGCGCCTTCCGCGCCGTGCGACGCGAGGCCGCGCTCGCCGAGGCGCATGCCGTCGACACGGCGCTCACCCGCTTCGCGATGCCGCTGGCCGGCGTCCCGATCGCGGTCAAGGACAACGTCGCCGTCGCGGGTGAGGTCTGCACCGACGGCTCCTCGGCGCGCGACTCGGGGCCACCGGAGACCCGCGACCACCCGGTCGTGGCCCGGTTGCGCAAGGCCGGTGCGATCGTCGTCGGCATCACCCGCGCCCCTGAGCTCTGCCTCTACGCGGCGACCGACGGGCCGGGCGCGGTGAGCCGGAACCCCTGGGACACCGCCCGGTCGCCGGCCGGCAGTTCGGGCGGGAGCGCGGCGGCCGTGGCGTCCGGCTCCGTGCCGCTGGCGCACGGGAACGACGGCATGGGGTCTCTCCGGCTCCCGGCCGCGGCCTGCGGACTCGTCACGCTGAAGCCGGGCACGGGGGTGGTCCCCGCCGAGATCGGGGCCGACAGCTGGTCGGGCATGGCCGTGAACGGGGCGCTCGCCACCACGGTGGCCGACCTGGCGGTCGCGCACGGGGTCATGGCGGGGGAGGAGCCGGCATCGCCCGGCGATCCGGGACGTCCGCTGCGCATCGCGCTCTCCACCCGATCGCCCGTCCCCGGCGTCCGCGCTGACGCCGCCACGCGAGCCGCGGTCGACGTAGTGGTCGCCCTCCTCACCGCCGGGGGGCACACGGTGGTCCGCCGCGAACCGCCGATCACCCCCGGGGCCGCGGCCGGCGCGATGGCGCGCTGGATGGTCGGTGCCGAGGACGACGCGGAACACCTCGGCATCGACCGACGGGCCCTGGAGCCACGGAGCCGGACGCACGCCCGCATCGGCCGGATCGTCCGGCGGGCGGGCCTGATCCGCCCGCAGACGGCCGCGCGATTCCGGGAGCGCATGGTGAGCTACTTCGACGATGTCGACCTGCTGCTCAGTCCGGTGACGACGGGCCCTCCGCTCGCGGCGCGGCCGTGGCACGAGCGCTCGTTCCTCGCCAACATCACGGCGAACGCCCGCTGGGCGCCGTGGACCGCGGCATGGAACCTGGCGGGGCTCCCGGCCACGGTGCTGCCGGCCGGCGTCCGGCCCGACGGTCTCCCGGTGGCGGTCCAGTTCGTCGGCCCCCCGGGCGCCGAGGGGCGACTACTCTGGCTGGCCGGAGAGCTGGAACGTCTGCAGCCGTGGCGGCGCTACGCACCCGTCTTCGACCCCACCGCGCCACCGGCCGAGGCACCTGCCTGA
- a CDS encoding M28 family peptidase, which translates to MSRTIALTSSGVLLALALPATAATAAPGNACDNRSNNTYEKLLQCVTLEGVREHMEAFQKIADNSNDPVYPNSRAAGTEGYAESVEYVAGLLRDAGYEVTLDPVPITFFHPSELTQLTPTEAEHPNAIATGSGFGTVEGPVIPVDVNLTGDRANSSACEASDFAGLDFSGSSDIALVQRGTCSFQVKAENAEASGAEAVVIMNQGDAAGPGDRFGVVNPTLGAYQAAGPVVGTSFDAGQALAQAGSTALIEVLEPEARTDYNVIAELPGENTDNVVMAGAHLDSVTAGPGINDNGSGSAALLETALLMAKSHTPNTLRFAWWAAEEEGLVGSTAYVNGLSPAELERIALYMNYDMVGSPNYFLGVYDADESTFPATVVVPEGSEAIEDVYESYYTKVGRPYDDSEFSGRSDYQAFIENGIPSGGLFTGAEVRKTEEQREIWGGTTGEQFDPCYHEDCDTIENYDPEALEVNSDLIAFAMLHFGYSTEAVNSVPGEKVPGRAFDLPAPAGPEGTFAGGGGGLAHGHDHDHEGDDA; encoded by the coding sequence ATGTCTCGAACCATCGCCCTGACCAGCAGCGGAGTTCTGCTGGCCTTGGCGCTGCCCGCCACAGCGGCCACCGCCGCGCCGGGCAACGCCTGCGACAACCGGAGCAACAACACCTACGAGAAGCTGCTGCAGTGCGTGACGCTCGAGGGCGTCCGCGAGCACATGGAGGCGTTCCAGAAGATCGCCGACAACAGCAACGACCCGGTGTACCCGAACTCGCGGGCCGCCGGCACCGAGGGCTACGCCGAGAGCGTCGAGTACGTCGCCGGTCTGCTGAGGGACGCCGGGTACGAGGTCACGCTCGACCCGGTGCCCATCACCTTCTTCCACCCCTCGGAGCTCACACAGCTCACACCGACGGAGGCCGAGCACCCCAATGCGATCGCGACCGGCTCCGGCTTCGGCACGGTCGAGGGTCCGGTCATCCCCGTGGACGTGAACCTGACAGGGGACCGCGCCAACAGCAGCGCCTGTGAGGCGAGCGACTTCGCCGGCCTCGACTTCAGCGGATCCAGCGACATCGCGCTCGTCCAGCGCGGCACCTGCAGCTTCCAGGTCAAGGCCGAGAACGCCGAGGCCAGCGGGGCCGAGGCGGTCGTGATCATGAACCAGGGCGACGCGGCCGGGCCAGGTGACCGATTCGGCGTCGTCAACCCGACGCTCGGCGCCTACCAGGCGGCGGGGCCGGTCGTCGGCACGAGCTTCGACGCGGGCCAGGCGCTGGCCCAGGCCGGCTCCACCGCACTCATCGAGGTGCTCGAGCCGGAGGCACGCACCGACTACAACGTGATCGCCGAGCTACCGGGCGAGAACACGGACAACGTCGTGATGGCGGGGGCCCACCTCGACAGCGTGACCGCCGGTCCGGGCATCAACGACAACGGCTCGGGTTCGGCCGCACTGCTGGAGACGGCCCTGCTGATGGCGAAGTCCCACACGCCCAACACGCTGCGATTCGCCTGGTGGGCGGCCGAGGAGGAGGGTCTGGTCGGCTCGACCGCCTACGTCAACGGCCTGTCGCCCGCGGAACTCGAGCGCATCGCCCTGTACATGAACTACGACATGGTGGGCTCGCCGAACTACTTCCTCGGGGTGTACGACGCCGACGAGTCCACCTTCCCGGCCACGGTCGTCGTGCCGGAGGGTTCCGAGGCGATCGAGGACGTCTACGAGTCCTACTACACCAAGGTCGGCCGGCCCTATGACGACAGCGAGTTCTCCGGGCGCAGCGACTACCAGGCGTTCATCGAGAACGGCATCCCGTCCGGCGGGCTCTTCACCGGTGCCGAGGTGCGCAAGACCGAGGAGCAGCGGGAGATCTGGGGCGGCACGACCGGTGAGCAGTTCGACCCGTGCTACCACGAGGACTGCGACACCATCGAGAACTACGACCCGGAGGCTCTGGAGGTCAACAGCGACCTGATCGCCTTCGCCATGCTGCACTTCGGTTACTCGACCGAGGCGGTGAACAGCGTTCCGGGCGAGAAGGTGCCCGGCAGGGCCTTCGACCTGCCGGCACCGGCCGGTCCGGAGGGCACCTTCGCCGGGGGCGGCGGTGGCCTCGCGCACGGACACGACCACGACCACGAAGGCGACGACGCCTGA
- a CDS encoding SDR family NAD(P)-dependent oxidoreductase yields the protein MDLQLNGSRVLVTGGTRGIGRAIVEAFVDEGAVVEFCARDGAEIDATEKALAERSGGRATGVQVDVADGPALTAWVDAAAGRMGGLDAVVANVSALAVPDTEENWRLSFEVDLMHTVRLSKAALPHLEASGRGAIVALSSVTGREADFASGPYGTMKTAIVGYISGLAFQLAGRGVRANVVSPGNTYFEGGIWNGIQQGDPELFADSLTLNPTGRMGTPEEMARAVAFLASPVSSFTTGTNLVVDGALTRGIQL from the coding sequence ATGGATCTGCAGCTGAACGGCTCGCGCGTGCTCGTCACCGGCGGCACCCGCGGCATCGGCCGGGCGATCGTCGAGGCGTTCGTCGACGAGGGCGCCGTCGTGGAGTTCTGCGCGCGCGACGGCGCGGAGATCGACGCGACGGAGAAGGCCCTCGCCGAGCGGAGCGGGGGGCGGGCCACCGGTGTCCAGGTCGACGTCGCGGACGGGCCGGCGCTCACCGCCTGGGTGGACGCCGCGGCCGGGCGGATGGGTGGCCTCGACGCCGTCGTCGCCAACGTGAGCGCGCTGGCGGTCCCGGACACCGAGGAGAACTGGCGGCTCTCCTTCGAGGTCGACCTCATGCATACGGTGCGGCTATCGAAGGCGGCGCTACCGCACCTGGAGGCGAGCGGCCGCGGAGCGATCGTCGCTCTCTCCAGCGTCACGGGGCGCGAAGCCGACTTCGCCTCCGGACCGTACGGGACGATGAAGACGGCGATCGTCGGCTACATCTCGGGGCTGGCGTTCCAGCTGGCCGGGCGCGGTGTCCGGGCGAACGTCGTCTCGCCGGGCAACACGTACTTCGAGGGCGGCATCTGGAACGGGATCCAGCAGGGCGATCCGGAGCTCTTCGCCGACTCGCTGACGCTGAACCCGACCGGCCGGATGGGAACTCCCGAGGAGATGGCCCGGGCCGTCGCCTTCCTGGCCAGCCCGGTCTCCAGTTTCACGACGGGGACCAACCTCGTCGTCGACGGCGCGCTGACCCGGGGCATCCAGCTCTGA
- a CDS encoding acetamidase/formamidase family protein, translating into MDVVEVVPTFEQYAFTFGGVAPLRRVTPGTALRLWSDDAFGGALRAATDLSSEKVDLRYVNPQTGPFYVEGAEPGDTLALHFVAMEPARDWGASAAIPFFGGLTSTDRVATLQDPLPDTTWIYELDRSRNTVTFAAQHSDLRIDLPVEPMLGTVGVAPSGGEVRSSLVPERFGGNMDSPQMRAGTTCFLGVNVEGALFSIGDGHYRQGEGEACGTAVEGAMTTTLIVELIKGGAPAWPRLEDDTHWMTVGSSRPLEDAWRIGQTELVHWFRALYGLHAMDAYQLLSQIVEVPIANVVDANYSAVVKARKSLLPPATAFGGLHDDLRSRAASLL; encoded by the coding sequence ATGGACGTCGTCGAGGTCGTGCCCACGTTCGAGCAGTACGCGTTCACCTTCGGCGGTGTGGCACCGCTGCGGCGGGTCACGCCCGGCACGGCGCTGCGGCTGTGGTCGGACGATGCGTTCGGCGGGGCCCTGCGCGCGGCCACGGACCTGTCGAGCGAGAAGGTGGACCTGCGTTACGTCAACCCGCAGACCGGACCCTTCTACGTCGAGGGCGCCGAGCCGGGGGACACCCTGGCGCTGCACTTCGTGGCGATGGAGCCCGCGCGCGACTGGGGCGCGTCGGCCGCGATCCCGTTCTTCGGCGGGCTCACCAGCACCGACCGGGTGGCCACCCTGCAGGATCCGCTGCCGGACACCACGTGGATCTACGAGCTGGACCGGTCCCGCAACACGGTCACCTTCGCCGCGCAGCACAGCGACCTGCGCATCGATCTGCCCGTCGAGCCGATGCTCGGCACGGTCGGCGTCGCCCCGTCGGGCGGTGAGGTGCGCAGCTCCCTGGTGCCCGAGCGCTTCGGCGGCAACATGGATTCACCCCAGATGCGGGCCGGCACCACCTGCTTCCTGGGCGTCAACGTCGAGGGGGCGCTGTTCTCGATCGGGGACGGGCACTACCGGCAGGGCGAGGGCGAGGCCTGCGGCACGGCCGTCGAGGGCGCCATGACGACGACGCTGATCGTCGAACTGATCAAGGGCGGCGCCCCCGCATGGCCGCGACTCGAGGACGACACCCACTGGATGACCGTGGGGTCGAGCCGGCCACTCGAGGACGCGTGGCGGATCGGCCAGACCGAGCTCGTGCACTGGTTCCGGGCGCTGTACGGCCTGCACGCGATGGACGCCTACCAGCTGCTCTCGCAGATCGTCGAGGTGCCGATCGCCAACGTCGTCGACGCCAACTACAGCGCCGTGGTGAAGGCCCGCAAGTCCCTCCTCCCGCCGGCCACGGCCTTCGGCGGGCTGCACGACGACCTGCGCAGCCGCGCGGCGTCCCTGCTCTGA
- a CDS encoding MFS transporter yields MGEGTDAGRVAGLVGLLFGLAGMGSAAVAVTLPAIAADLDLTTGGVSWVISLYALMLAVATAIYGRAADLAGIRLPLLVGVGLMAGSAVLGGFAPSIEVLLAARVLQGMGAAAVPVLGMAIVSARYEGAVRTTALGQVAGTAAAVSALGPLAGGLVADLAGWRAVVALPALGLLVVPALWRALPTQGTGARLDVLGAVLVAATAAGLVLLVQSPASGVLVATVGALLLGLGVPAVAARVRRRPEGFLPRRVVREPVVVRSALAASAVPAAWFALLIAVPAVLAVRGWTPLQVGLALVPSAVTGFLAPRLAGPLLARLGPARSLVVSDATAAVAMVVAAVGAARGSAAVLVTAVVLVTLAFGLGQPALMAAVGGAVAADVRGVALGIATLVFLVGGGVGSAVVGGMGEVLGLDRSLLLLATLPLLGSLALVSTIRARTIRS; encoded by the coding sequence GTGGGTGAGGGGACGGACGCCGGCCGCGTCGCCGGGCTCGTCGGGTTGCTCTTCGGCCTCGCCGGGATGGGCAGCGCAGCCGTCGCGGTCACGCTGCCGGCGATCGCGGCCGACCTCGACCTCACGACCGGCGGGGTCTCATGGGTCATCAGCCTCTACGCCCTGATGCTCGCGGTGGCGACGGCGATCTACGGCCGGGCTGCTGACCTGGCGGGCATCCGCCTGCCCCTCCTGGTAGGGGTTGGCCTGATGGCCGGCAGCGCGGTCCTCGGAGGCTTCGCGCCCAGCATCGAGGTGCTGCTGGCCGCTCGGGTGCTGCAGGGCATGGGAGCGGCCGCGGTGCCCGTCCTCGGCATGGCCATCGTCAGCGCCCGTTACGAGGGCGCCGTCCGGACCACCGCCCTCGGTCAGGTCGCCGGGACGGCAGCCGCCGTGAGCGCACTCGGCCCGCTGGCGGGTGGCCTGGTGGCCGATCTGGCCGGCTGGCGGGCAGTCGTCGCGCTTCCCGCGCTCGGACTCCTGGTCGTCCCCGCTCTGTGGCGAGCCCTGCCGACGCAGGGAACGGGTGCCCGGCTCGACGTCCTGGGCGCGGTGCTCGTGGCCGCCACGGCGGCCGGACTGGTGCTGCTCGTGCAGTCGCCTGCCTCGGGAGTCCTGGTGGCGACGGTGGGGGCCTTGCTGCTGGGCCTCGGCGTGCCCGCCGTCGCGGCCCGGGTCCGCCGCCGCCCGGAGGGCTTCCTCCCGCGGCGAGTCGTCCGTGAGCCCGTCGTCGTCCGCAGCGCACTGGCCGCCTCGGCCGTGCCGGCGGCCTGGTTCGCTCTGCTGATCGCTGTTCCGGCGGTCCTCGCCGTGCGCGGGTGGACGCCGCTGCAGGTGGGACTGGCGCTCGTACCGAGTGCCGTCACCGGCTTCCTCGCTCCGCGTCTCGCGGGTCCACTGCTCGCGCGCCTCGGGCCGGCCCGGTCCCTCGTCGTCTCCGACGCGACGGCGGCGGTGGCGATGGTCGTCGCCGCCGTGGGAGCGGCGCGCGGCTCGGCGGCTGTGCTCGTGACGGCGGTGGTCCTCGTGACGCTGGCCTTCGGTCTCGGCCAGCCGGCCCTCATGGCCGCCGTGGGCGGTGCCGTGGCGGCGGACGTCCGCGGCGTGGCCCTGGGCATCGCCACGCTGGTCTTCCTCGTGGGCGGGGGCGTGGGCTCCGCGGTCGTCGGCGGGATGGGGGAGGTCCTGGGTCTCGATCGCAGCCTGCTGCTGCTTGCGACGCTGCCGCTCCTGGGCAGCCTGGCGCTGGTGAGCACCATTCGCGCGCGGACGATCCGGTCCTGA
- a CDS encoding alpha/beta hydrolase family protein, translating into MRPDDLALLRTPGVPAVSPDGRMAVVAVARPDLEADEYRSQLWAVPTDGSAPARPVTSGSRDSAPAFSPDGRWLAFLSAERGGKPQIWLLPTAGGEPRTLTSHHLGAGAPVWSPDSRRLAYVARVPEPGRYGTVDGVGAEAEAPRLITSLQYRRDGVGFLADKPSQVFVLGLPADFADDIAQLPEPVQVTTGDADCEDVTWRPDGGELAFVSARHPRADRDLVRDVYAIRPDGSGLRRVTACRGDTALPAYAGDELYVTATPDLGPEGVDFVARQAVPCRVAGDGALEPLLDPEEHHRGDETSSTVVVDGAVLVGVERRGSVELLRVPLDGGVPEALIDGPFTVRGFAAAGGVVVAVVAHDRSAGELIALTPGQRRLLTAFGRTLGETGRVHRMAERTAPAPDGHQVHGWVTTPPGPGPHPVLLTVHGGPFAQYGWTLFDEMQTYVSAGYAVVQCNPRGSSGYGAEHGRVIRGGWGGLDAGDVLAFLDAALADPALDADRVGVMGGSYGGYLTALLIGRTNRFAGAVVERAFLDPVSFVGSSDIGWVFPDQYLGTDPHRLAAQSAMTNAPGITTPTLVVHSEEDWRCPVEQGARLYVELKRRGVPSELLLFPGEGHELSRSGRPRHRLARFEHILRWWARWLPTEQNPGSGADELVDQPVADGELIDVEPAGAEPLSVRATRVN; encoded by the coding sequence ATGCGCCCTGACGATCTCGCGCTCCTGCGCACGCCGGGGGTGCCGGCCGTGTCCCCGGACGGCCGGATGGCCGTCGTCGCCGTGGCCCGTCCGGACCTGGAGGCCGACGAGTACCGGAGCCAGCTGTGGGCGGTGCCCACCGACGGGTCCGCGCCGGCTCGTCCGGTGACCTCCGGTTCCCGCGACAGCGCCCCGGCGTTCTCACCGGACGGCCGCTGGCTGGCCTTCCTCAGTGCCGAGCGGGGCGGGAAGCCGCAGATCTGGCTGCTGCCGACCGCCGGCGGGGAGCCCCGCACGCTCACCTCGCACCACCTCGGCGCGGGGGCGCCGGTCTGGTCACCGGACTCGCGTCGCCTGGCCTACGTCGCCCGGGTGCCGGAGCCCGGCCGCTACGGCACGGTCGACGGCGTGGGGGCCGAGGCGGAGGCGCCACGGCTGATCACCTCGCTGCAGTACCGGCGCGACGGGGTCGGGTTCCTCGCCGACAAGCCGAGCCAGGTCTTCGTGCTCGGCCTCCCGGCCGACTTCGCCGACGACATCGCCCAGCTGCCGGAGCCGGTGCAGGTGACCACCGGTGACGCCGACTGCGAGGACGTCACCTGGCGCCCGGACGGCGGTGAGCTCGCGTTCGTGTCCGCGCGCCACCCGCGGGCCGACCGCGATCTGGTGCGAGACGTGTACGCCATCCGGCCGGACGGGTCCGGGCTGCGGCGGGTGACCGCCTGCCGTGGCGACACCGCGCTGCCGGCCTACGCCGGTGACGAGCTGTACGTCACGGCAACGCCGGACCTCGGCCCCGAGGGAGTCGACTTCGTCGCCCGGCAGGCGGTGCCGTGCCGGGTTGCCGGCGACGGCGCCCTCGAGCCGCTGCTCGACCCGGAGGAGCACCACCGCGGGGACGAGACATCGTCCACGGTCGTCGTCGACGGCGCGGTGCTGGTCGGCGTCGAGCGGCGCGGCAGCGTCGAGCTGCTGCGGGTACCGCTGGACGGCGGCGTGCCCGAGGCCCTGATCGACGGGCCGTTCACCGTCCGCGGCTTCGCGGCCGCCGGGGGAGTCGTCGTGGCCGTCGTCGCGCACGACCGGTCCGCCGGTGAGCTGATCGCGCTCACCCCCGGACAGCGCCGGCTGCTCACCGCATTCGGCCGGACGCTAGGCGAGACCGGTCGCGTGCACCGGATGGCGGAGCGGACGGCCCCGGCTCCGGACGGCCATCAGGTGCACGGGTGGGTCACCACCCCGCCGGGTCCCGGTCCGCATCCCGTGCTGCTGACCGTCCACGGCGGGCCGTTCGCGCAGTACGGCTGGACCCTGTTCGACGAGATGCAGACCTACGTCTCCGCCGGGTATGCGGTGGTCCAGTGCAATCCGCGGGGCTCCTCCGGCTACGGAGCCGAGCACGGCCGGGTGATCCGCGGCGGCTGGGGCGGGCTCGATGCCGGTGACGTCCTGGCCTTCCTCGACGCGGCCCTGGCGGACCCGGCGCTCGACGCCGACCGGGTGGGGGTCATGGGCGGCTCCTACGGCGGCTATCTCACCGCCCTGCTGATCGGGCGGACCAACCGCTTCGCCGGTGCCGTCGTAGAGCGGGCGTTCCTCGACCCGGTGAGCTTCGTCGGCTCGTCCGACATCGGCTGGGTCTTTCCCGACCAGTACCTCGGGACCGATCCCCACCGGCTGGCGGCGCAGAGCGCGATGACGAACGCCCCCGGGATCACCACGCCGACCCTCGTCGTCCACTCCGAGGAGGACTGGCGCTGCCCCGTCGAGCAGGGTGCCCGGCTCTACGTCGAGCTCAAGCGCCGCGGCGTCCCCTCGGAGCTGCTGCTCTTCCCGGGGGAGGGACACGAACTGAGCCGCTCGGGGCGGCCCCGCCACCGGCTGGCCCGGTTCGAGCACATCCTCCGCTGGTGGGCCCGCTGGCTGCCGACGGAGCAGAACCCCGGATCTGGAGCGGACGAGCTGGTCGACCAGCCCGTCGCGGACGGCGAGCTGATCGACGTCGAACCGGCCGGCGCCGAGCCGCTCAGCGTGCGCGCCACCCGCGTGAACTGA
- a CDS encoding alpha-hydroxy acid oxidase gives MHTVVERRLPRWQELQELVRPRRPSGNATERRLARAATIGDLREIARRRVPRAVFDYTDGAAGAEISLRRSREVFERVEFRPRVLRNVSVVDPSTTLLGTRSALPLVLAPTGFTRLMHTEGESAVGRVAERVGVPYALSTMGTTSLEALADAAPGGRRWFQLYLWRDREASAALVERARAAGYEALVLTVDTPVAGPRLRDVRNGFTIPPALSARTVVNAALHPRWWVDLLTTPPLEFASLRSWGGTVAELVDRVFEPAAVLADVRALRASWPGALIVKGILDADDARAVVDAGADAVVVSNHGGRQLDRSPTPLEQLPVIVDAVGDRAEVYLDGGILDGADVVAAVASGARACLIGRAYLYGLMAGGERGVQRAADILARDIARTMQLLGVTSIAELTPERVRLRS, from the coding sequence GTGCACACCGTGGTCGAGCGCCGGTTGCCCCGCTGGCAGGAGCTCCAGGAACTGGTGAGGCCGCGACGCCCGTCCGGGAACGCGACCGAACGACGGCTCGCGCGGGCGGCCACGATCGGCGACCTCCGGGAGATCGCTCGCCGGCGGGTGCCCCGCGCTGTCTTCGACTACACCGACGGCGCCGCCGGGGCGGAGATCAGCCTGCGGCGCTCGCGCGAGGTGTTCGAGCGGGTGGAGTTCCGGCCGCGGGTGCTGCGGAACGTCTCCGTGGTCGACCCGTCGACGACGCTGCTGGGCACCCGCTCCGCCCTGCCGCTGGTCTTGGCGCCCACCGGGTTCACCCGTCTCATGCACACGGAGGGGGAGTCGGCCGTCGGCCGGGTCGCCGAGCGGGTCGGTGTCCCCTACGCGCTGTCCACCATGGGGACGACGTCGCTGGAGGCGCTGGCCGACGCGGCGCCCGGGGGGCGGCGGTGGTTCCAGCTGTACCTGTGGCGCGACCGGGAGGCCAGCGCCGCTCTCGTGGAGCGGGCTCGCGCAGCCGGCTACGAGGCGCTCGTGCTGACCGTGGACACCCCCGTGGCCGGACCGAGACTGCGCGACGTGCGCAACGGGTTCACCATCCCGCCCGCACTCTCCGCGCGGACGGTGGTCAACGCGGCCCTGCACCCCCGCTGGTGGGTCGATCTGCTCACCACACCGCCGCTGGAATTCGCCTCGCTGCGCTCCTGGGGCGGCACGGTGGCCGAACTCGTGGACCGTGTGTTCGAGCCGGCTGCCGTCCTGGCCGACGTGCGCGCGCTGCGGGCGAGCTGGCCGGGCGCGCTCATCGTGAAGGGGATCCTGGACGCCGACGACGCGCGCGCCGTGGTCGACGCCGGCGCCGACGCCGTGGTCGTCTCCAACCACGGCGGTCGCCAGCTGGACCGTTCCCCGACGCCGCTCGAGCAACTGCCGGTGATCGTGGATGCCGTCGGGGACCGGGCCGAGGTGTACCTGGACGGCGGCATCCTCGACGGCGCGGACGTGGTCGCCGCTGTGGCCTCCGGCGCCCGCGCCTGTCTCATCGGCCGGGCCTACCTCTACGGGCTGATGGCCGGCGGCGAGCGGGGCGTGCAGCGGGCCGCCGACATCCTGGCCCGCGACATCGCCCGCACGATGCAGCTTCTCGGCGTCACGTCGATCGCCGAGCTGACGCCGGAGCGGGTCCGCCTGCGCAGCTGA